The genomic DNA AGTATAAACCCAACCGCTTACTTCTGCTGCAACTGCACCCACTGCTGGGCAATAATGGTTTTGGCGTCCTGGCTTTGCAGCTGCTCCAATTGCCGGGGGCTGTAGCGAACAAGCTGGATATGCTCGTTTTCGTGGGCATTGCCGCCGCCTGCTGCATGTTGTTCCGATACTTCGGCATAGTATAAGATCACTTTTTCGGTGGTGCCGCCGGGCGAGGAATAGAACGTATGCAGGTGCTGTAGCTGATCTACGCTGTAGCCAATCTCTTCCGCTATTTCGCGCCGTATACTTTGCTCGGGCTGCTCGCCTTCGTCTACCATGCCGGCCACCACTTCCACCAGCTCCGACTCCGACCCGATGCGGAACTGCTTTGTCAGAATGTATTCCGCTTTCCGGGTGTCATATACCAGCGCGGCAACCGCATTTCCGCGCTCAAACTGCTCGCGGGTAAAGGTCTGCCCTTCCTGCTCCACCGTTAGCTTGTAGATCTTAAAGAAGCCGTCGTAGGCCTTTTCTCTGTTCTTGATTTCCATGGATGTGCCTTTGGCAGCTACTGATCCGGAGTAGCTGCTGCGCTGATTAAAGTATAAAGATGCTTAAAGTTCGTTATTTTTTTGGGCCGCCTGCTGCGTGCGCTCCGTAAGGTCCGACATCGATACGTCAGTCTCGCTTTCATAGCCTTTGGCCCTTGCTTTTCCGATGCCTCCCTCTCCAGGCAACACCTTATTCACGAGTTCAAAGATATTGGTCATCAGGCCGGGCGCTACGCCGTGCAGCAACTCCCCGAACTTGGCCGGTAGTGTGGTGGTAACCGTGGCATCGCCATGACGCACGGCATCCAGCAGTTTGCGGGCGGTCGCTTCCGCGCTCATAGCCGTTAACGGGCTCGAGTCGATGATCTTGAAAAGGCTATACTCTTCTTCGTTATGGCCTTTGGCAATGGCGTGGCGCGGACTGCCTGTTACCATCAGCCCCGGCGTAGCGGTGGTAATAGTAATATCATACTGCTTCAGCTCCGCCCGAAGCCCCTCCGACAAGCCCACCAGCGCAAATTTACTGGCACTGTAGGGCACCAGGTGCGGCACACTGATCCGGCCGCCGATAGAGGAAATATTGAGGATGCGGCCACCCCGGATCTTCATCCCCGGCAATATGGCCAGTATGGTATAGAGCGGGCCCCAGAAGTGCGTGTTCATGGCTTCCTCAAACTCCCGGATCGTCATTTCTGCCACAGGGCCCACCTGTATAATGCCGGCATTATTAATGAGCACATCGATGGGGCCAAACTCATTCTGCACACGGGCCATCATGGTGTTCACTTCCTGCTCCTGTGTAATATCGCAGGGCACCACCAGCACATCGGCTCCCTGGCCGGCCAGCTCTATGCGGGCATCTTCCAGCTCCTGCGCGTCGCGGGCGCACAGTATTAGCCGGGCGCCTTCTTTGGCCAGTTGGCGCGCCATCACCAGCCCCAGCCCTCTGGAACCACCCGTGATCAGTACCACCTTGCCATTAAAATCATAAGCGGTCAACGACCGGCTGATCGCCCTGGCTGCTACCAGCGCACCTGCTCCGGCAGCCACCCACCAAAGCTTTTTCTTTTCGTCTGTTTTCATAGTTGTAGAGTTAGCACTTCCCTGCCGGCCACTTCCCTGCCGGTTTTAAGTGTACGGGGTGCTGCCATACTGGTTAAATCCCTGCAGCCACGTTCTTAGGATTTACTCCGTTTGCGGGAGAGGAGCTGGTTTGCAACCGGGGGCGTATACTGTATTTTGAGCAGGGCCACGCCATAATGGTCTTTCTTGATCAGATTGCGGGTGGAGGCAGGTTGGTAATTGTCCAGAAAATCGGTGGAGGTGACATGATAGAGCAGTTCCGGCACAAGGCTTAGCTGATCGGTGAGGCGGATGCGTAGCCCGCCGCCAACCGGGATCACGGCTGCCAGGGCGGGGTAACTTCGGGCTGGCGCATACTTGGTCTGCGATTCATTCAGGCTGCCCTGCCCGGGATAAGAGGTAGCCGTATAGTATATGCCCCCCAGGCCAGCCATCAGGTAAGGCACAACAAGGCGCCGGCGCGAAGACCGGTAATTGCCGCTTCCGCTGTAAGTATCCAGCAGGTTATACACGCCACTGACGGTCATGTCGATCACTTCTGTTTGAAAAGACATGTTGAGGGGATGTGCCGGGTTCGCTTCCTTTGCACCGAGGCGGGCGTAGCCGATGCCGCCGTTCACGCCAACCCGCGCATTCAGTTTGTAGAGCGCTCCCATCCGCAGGCGCGCGCCGAAAGTATTGCAAGCCCAACCTTTGCATATATCACTTTTAATGGCGGCCAGGCCCCCTCCTGCCTCCAGTACCAGCCGTTGCTGCTGCGCCCCATCGACCTGGTTTCTGGACTGAAGCAGCCCCTGGCAGCTGGCCGCAAACGGCAGAAGTATAAACAGAGTAGAAAGAATTACCAACGCGTAACGGTTTCTGCTCATGGTTTGGGAAAGTTTAAAAAGACTGCGGAAAAAGTAAGGGTTTTGAAGGTTTATGCCCGGCATAAGTTCGCTGGCCAGGTATAGCGCCCCATCTGCTTTCCTGCTTTGAACAAAACGAGTTGCCACTCCGCTGCCCGGGTTAATGAAAAAAGCGGAAGCAGAAAGGTTCTCTCCGCAGCTTCATAACATAGTGGCCGGAGAGTGCCGAGCGGTTTATTTCAGCTTTTCCAGCTTCGCAGCATCTGCCTGCTTTATAAAATCTATTACGAGCGAGGCAGCATCCGGATAAAAGCTTTTGTTTACATACTGGTATTCGTCGCTGGGCTGGTGGTAATGCGCGTGGTCTTCCACCCCAAAGTACAGGTATGGGATATGTTTCTGAAAGAAGGCGTAATGATCCGACTGATTCGTCCAGTCGTCGTGCTGCTGCTCGGGACGGTCGTGGCCTAATACCAGTTTGGCGTTCGGCCGGGGTTTTACCTGCGCCAGGTAAGTCTTCAACTGCGGATTATGGAAGGCGCCGCTGGCATACAGCTCGCCTTTATCGTTAATGCTGAGCATGTCCATGTTCACGTTGAGCAGGATCTTGCCAAGGGGCACGGGCGGGTTTTCTACGAAGGCTTTGGCCCCCTGCAGGCCCTGCTCCTCCCCGTCGAGGGCGGCAAATACAAGCGTATGCGTTGGTTTGTGCGCTTTAAAGTATGTGGCGGCAGCCAGCAGTGCGCCTACTCCGGAGGCGTTATCATCCGCCCCGTTATACACCTCGCCGTTACGGGTACCTACATGGTCGTAATGCGCGGTGATCACAATGACCTGCCCGGTTGTTCCGGGCACAAACCCTACCAGGTTTGTAGCCTGCGCTACAACCATTCTCTTATTTTCGAGACGGAAGTGCTGCGCATAGGTTTTACCAAAAGGCTTCACACCGATTTCGCGGAAGCGTTTCCGGATATACTCCTGCGCCATGCGATTGCCTTCGCTGCCGCTCAGCCGGCCTCCCATTGAGTCGGCCGAGAGCACTTTAATATCCTGCAGCAATTGCTGTTTGTTGAGCACCGTGCTCTGGGAAAAGCCCAGAAGCGGCAGGGCAAGTAAAAGCGGGAAGGCAAGGATCTTTTTCATGATACAGTTAAAACTCTAATGTAGCACAAGCGGGTGTATTTGCCAAACCACTCCTTTTAAAGTGCCGGCCAGGTAATCCAGTTTTTACGGCGGCAGGCCTGCGCCTGCTGTTTTAATTGGGGTACTTTGGGCGCTTTTTCCTCTTCCTGCCGGGTAGCAGGGGCGGTTTCATCCCAGCGTTGTTTGGTAGCTACCCAGCCGCCTTTGAGCGAGGTTTTCATGGCAAGCGGGTGTGCGTAACGGGTGGTACTTTTCGGCTGATGCGTGGTAGTTGCTTTCATACGAAGTAATCTTAGTGCAAAATGTATTCACTTCAGGAAAGCAAGGAGCGTGCCGCACTACGACAAGTATAAATGAAAGTTACTCTGTTAACGATTTTTTAAGTTAAAATCCGTTTTAAAGCAACACAGCCAGACGCTTCTCGTCTGGCTGTGTTGGTTATGGTTTGAGGTTGATGAAAGCTGGCAGTTCAAACGGCCCGACCGAAGTTTGGATGGTTGGTTTTATCTGCAGCGTCACGTTCGGCCGCTTCCCCTCTTCCTGGTTTAGCAGTGTGGCCAGTTGCAGTAGCTTGTTTAGATCTGCGCGGCCGTTTTCCTCTACAAACGTTACCGGGCTGCTCACACTAATGGTATTCAGCCCGTTTTTAAGTTCTACAGGCTCCTGCACAATGCCGCTGGCTGCCTGCTGGTC from Pontibacter liquoris includes the following:
- a CDS encoding M28 family peptidase → MKKILAFPLLLALPLLGFSQSTVLNKQQLLQDIKVLSADSMGGRLSGSEGNRMAQEYIRKRFREIGVKPFGKTYAQHFRLENKRMVVAQATNLVGFVPGTTGQVIVITAHYDHVGTRNGEVYNGADDNASGVGALLAAATYFKAHKPTHTLVFAALDGEEQGLQGAKAFVENPPVPLGKILLNVNMDMLSINDKGELYASGAFHNPQLKTYLAQVKPRPNAKLVLGHDRPEQQHDDWTNQSDHYAFFQKHIPYLYFGVEDHAHYHQPSDEYQYVNKSFYPDAASLVIDFIKQADAAKLEKLK
- a CDS encoding SDR family NAD(P)-dependent oxidoreductase, with protein sequence MKTDEKKKLWWVAAGAGALVAARAISRSLTAYDFNGKVVLITGGSRGLGLVMARQLAKEGARLILCARDAQELEDARIELAGQGADVLVVPCDITQEQEVNTMMARVQNEFGPIDVLINNAGIIQVGPVAEMTIREFEEAMNTHFWGPLYTILAILPGMKIRGGRILNISSIGGRISVPHLVPYSASKFALVGLSEGLRAELKQYDITITTATPGLMVTGSPRHAIAKGHNEEEYSLFKIIDSSPLTAMSAEATARKLLDAVRHGDATVTTTLPAKFGELLHGVAPGLMTNIFELVNKVLPGEGGIGKARAKGYESETDVSMSDLTERTQQAAQKNNEL
- a CDS encoding porin family protein — translated: MSRNRYALVILSTLFILLPFAASCQGLLQSRNQVDGAQQQRLVLEAGGGLAAIKSDICKGWACNTFGARLRMGALYKLNARVGVNGGIGYARLGAKEANPAHPLNMSFQTEVIDMTVSGVYNLLDTYSGSGNYRSSRRRLVVPYLMAGLGGIYYTATSYPGQGSLNESQTKYAPARSYPALAAVIPVGGGLRIRLTDQLSLVPELLYHVTSTDFLDNYQPASTRNLIKKDHYGVALLKIQYTPPVANQLLSRKRSKS
- a CDS encoding NUDIX domain-containing protein, whose protein sequence is MEIKNREKAYDGFFKIYKLTVEQEGQTFTREQFERGNAVAALVYDTRKAEYILTKQFRIGSESELVEVVAGMVDEGEQPEQSIRREIAEEIGYSVDQLQHLHTFYSSPGGTTEKVILYYAEVSEQHAAGGGNAHENEHIQLVRYSPRQLEQLQSQDAKTIIAQQWVQLQQK